Proteins from a genomic interval of Ferrimicrobium sp.:
- a CDS encoding ABC transporter ATP-binding protein, translated as MSHLPKDIAIAIALNQGRSCLLIVSGDFAMDTPSIQRSLRPEIQSAPEIPTLETIMIVGVVARMLPNLAERTDAVTGEDQDWLVRANQITKVFTTNGQGVLALEAVDLVLERGSFTSLIGPSGCGKSTLLRIIGGIETPSQGSIAQQASPRIAFVFQDHALFPWLTVRDNVAFGLKMSGVETKERYRRSQLWIERVGLAGFERAFPDALSGGMRQRLSIARAFVTEPDILLMDEPMGALDEQTRMLIQEDLIRLWEETRKTVLLVTHSIDEAILLGDRVAIMSRRPGRIKAILDVDLKRPRSLHTMADPRFVALKDTIIGDLHDEVMASMEFR; from the coding sequence TTGAGCCACCTCCCGAAAGACATTGCCATTGCCATCGCTCTCAATCAGGGTCGGAGTTGCCTTCTGATCGTCAGTGGCGACTTCGCCATGGACACGCCCTCGATACAAAGATCGCTTCGTCCAGAGATCCAAAGCGCACCAGAGATCCCAACGCTTGAAACGATCATGATCGTCGGCGTGGTTGCTAGGATGCTTCCCAATCTGGCTGAGAGGACCGACGCAGTGACGGGGGAAGATCAAGACTGGCTCGTTCGTGCCAACCAAATCACCAAAGTATTCACCACGAATGGCCAGGGTGTTTTAGCCTTGGAAGCCGTTGACCTCGTTCTCGAACGAGGATCGTTCACGTCGCTCATCGGCCCATCAGGCTGTGGCAAGTCAACGCTGCTGCGCATCATCGGCGGAATCGAAACACCGAGCCAAGGGTCGATAGCCCAACAAGCGTCGCCTCGGATTGCCTTCGTCTTCCAGGATCATGCGCTCTTTCCATGGCTCACGGTGCGTGACAATGTGGCGTTCGGCCTCAAGATGTCGGGGGTTGAGACCAAGGAACGCTACCGCCGTTCTCAACTGTGGATCGAACGGGTCGGTCTCGCTGGCTTTGAGCGTGCCTTTCCCGATGCCCTCTCGGGTGGCATGCGCCAGCGCCTCTCCATTGCCCGTGCATTCGTCACCGAGCCCGACATCTTGCTCATGGACGAGCCGATGGGCGCGCTCGATGAGCAGACCCGCATGTTGATCCAGGAAGATCTCATCCGCCTCTGGGAGGAGACCCGTAAAACCGTCCTGCTGGTCACGCACTCCATCGATGAGGCTATCCTCTTGGGCGATCGTGTCGCGATTATGAGTCGACGCCCCGGGAGAATCAAGGCAATACTTGACGTAGATCTCAAACGACCACGCAGTTTGCACACCATGGCCGACCCCCGCTTTGTAGCCCTTAAAGACACCATCATTGGTGACCTTCATGACGAGGTCATGGCCTCTATGGAGTTTCGATGA
- a CDS encoding MoaD/ThiS family protein — MLVRFFGAAKAIAGAESVEIPDGAKDVAEFAFLLSNVCGPELAAMLPYCRFAVGANVLDAASRLPSSGEVVVLPPVSGGMR; from the coding sequence ATGCTAGTTAGGTTTTTTGGTGCGGCCAAGGCGATTGCAGGTGCTGAGAGCGTTGAGATACCCGATGGCGCCAAGGATGTAGCCGAGTTCGCTTTCTTGCTTTCCAATGTGTGTGGTCCCGAACTTGCGGCCATGCTCCCGTACTGTCGTTTTGCCGTTGGTGCGAACGTGCTCGATGCGGCAAGTCGACTCCCATCCTCTGGCGAGGTTGTGGTCCTGCCGCCGGTATCAGGTGGGATGAGGTAG
- a CDS encoding RtcB family protein, with protein sequence MPTMHNNVLVWGSIEDATIQQAARLSRLPFVVGHVALMPDAHVGLGSTIGTVFATSGAIIPAAIGVDIGCGMVA encoded by the coding sequence ATGCCAACGATGCATAACAACGTGTTGGTCTGGGGGTCGATTGAGGATGCGACGATCCAACAAGCAGCACGCCTCTCGCGGCTTCCGTTCGTTGTTGGTCATGTCGCCTTGATGCCCGATGCTCATGTTGGTTTGGGTTCGACGATTGGAACCGTGTTTGCGACATCGGGAGCCATCATTCCCGCCGCGATCGGCGTTGATATTGGGTGCGGCATGGTCGCATAG